TCTCGCCTGCTCTTTTGTATATTTCATCGTGAGATTTTTATTGGTTATTGGATAGTTTTATCTGTGCGGTATTGTCGCTATATGTTACAATTTGGATGCCCTTGAAATCCGCATCTACTTTACGTCCAGAAAGGTCGTATCTGGCAACCTCTTTAGGTGATAAAGACTGATGAGACTCACGGACAGTTGTCGCGGCTGACTCATCGTTCTCAATTACGACAAAGTTCTCTATAGAAGAGTCATTGAAAGCAGTCTCACCAATGGTCAGTTTCACATTGCGATTATATGTCACAGTGTTGTGAAATTTTAAGGTCTTAAGATACTTGGTTCCCTGGAAGGCATTGTTGTTAATGCGACGAACTGTGGAGGGAACCTCAAACTCCTCACGCGGATTCATGGCTGGATATCTAACCAACACTATAGGAACACCATCGTAGAGCATATATAGTACACCGTCAATAGTCTTTATTGTGTTATCTTTGTCAAAATATCCAGTTTCCATATAGCCTGTGGTATAGTTCTGCGTGGTTTCTAACGACTGGGCTTTTGCAGTAGTCGCCACGGCTAACAATAGGAAAAACAATAGTTTTCTCATATCCTTCTACTTTATGATATATTTTTTCCCGTTGATGATATTGATTCCCTTGACGGGCTTTGACATTTTTTGTCCCTGCAGATTATATACAGTCCTACTTTGGTTAGTCATGTCAACAGGTGTCTTAATGCCGCTTTGTGCAGTTACATAAACTTTTGCTGTTGCCTCTAAGTTGGTACCATCAGTAGTGGATACAGTAATGGTGACCTCACCCTCATCGAGTCCGACGAACTGCCCCGTCATCTCCTCAATATGCAAGATAGATTCATCGCTGCTAGACCATGAAAGGTCTTTTACAAAGGCATTCTTTGGCATGGTGCTTGCAACAGCCTGTCCCACTTCCCCTACGCCACAATAATAAGGTGCATTCTCTATAACAATAGACGTTGCCTCTACTACAGGAATGTCGTCAACAATGATGACACCATCTTTTTCAATCGCTTGTTCCCAACTGATGTTAGTCTCATACAATTCTTTCAAACCATTATACACATGAACATAAAGAGGGTTGGCAGTAAGGTAAAAAGGAGACTGAGTCCAACTGATAGCCTGAGGCGTGGAAGAATAGTTATATATACATGACAAATTACTACATTTTACAAATGCATAATCTACTATCTGCATGGTGGTGCGAGGTATAATTACCTCTATGAGGTTTTCACATTCAGCGAAAGCCTCTTGACCGATTTCAAACAGCGGCTCTGGAAGTTCAACACGTGTAAAGCCTGTATTGGCAAATGCTGATCCGCCAATAAGTTCCAGTGAATTGCCCCATTTCACATCCGTTAGATATAGACATCCTCTAAATGCAAAAGGCATAATTTTTTTTATGTTTTTAGGCAATTCAATAGATTTAAGAGGGGTTTGTTCGAAAGCCCATGCAGGGATCTCCGTTAAATTATCACTAAGTTTCACACTTTCAAGCCATGTGCAATAGCGGAATACGCCGTAATCCATTTTCTCCACCGAATTGGGTATCTCAATATGCTTTAAGTTGATACACCAACGGAAAGCCTCCCAACCAACCTCTTTAACAGTGTTAGAAATTGTAACATCTTCTAAAACCTGACATTGCAGGAATGCATCGTTGCCAATAAATTCAAGTCCTTCATTCATTGTCACCTTTTTCAGCGAGCTACAGTTCCAAAAAGCAAAGTCACCAAGCTTTTTAAGCGACTTTGGGAATGTTACTTCCGTAAGGCTTATACAGCCTTGGAAGATGTTGTCGCCCCATACCTGGATGTTGTCGCCCCCCTTGATACTCTTCAACTTGTCGCAATCTTTAAACGCATCCTCGCCTATTGATATAAGCGAATTTGGAAAATTCAGAGCAGTCACAGAACACCCTGTAAAAGCGCGTCTCTCAATTTTCTCCAACACACCATTGCTGGCAAATACAATGCTCTGCAAATTAGAACAGTATTGACAAGCCTCATAGTCTATATACTTGACAGTTTTAGGGATAACGATAGTTGTCATATTTCCTTGTCCCCTAAATGCTCCATTTAAAATGGCTGTAACTGTATATGTTTTTCCTTCATAAGTAATTGTTGAAGGAATGTTCACCATACCGGAATAGTAGGTGTTACCACCATTTAATGGTTGTGTAACATCCGCAGTCATCGTATTGGAGTCAATACTATACCAAATACCATTCACTTCTTTTGTTACGGGCAATGCATAAGTACTGACCGAAATAATTGCCAATAGGCAAAGCATTTTTAATCTTAACTTCTTCATGTTTATCATTTTTAGTTGTTAGTAAATTTCAGAGATTGAATCAGACAAAAGATTACTTATTTTTGACGCATCACTTCTAGTGAAGCCTTTGGCACATATAATCAAGCCACCCTTTGTCTCAATAATAATATCTGCAAAAAATAAGTGCACATTCTTCGACACACTACCAATTGCAGAAAAGTTTATACATTTTTCATTATGACCTATAATTTTCCCCTTACGGAATGTAACACGTTTATTCGACGTGTCAATAATCAGTTCGTCGGGAAACAAGGCATTTCCGTCGCCTGATACTCTGTTTGCACAAAAACGGTATGTCATTTTATTGTTTTGGGTGTTTGTAAGAATACATAAAAAGAAAACGTGAGCAATTACTTCGCTTACGTTTCCCAGGTATCGCCAAACACCTAACTACCATTAACGAATACTCTTCATGTGAAATAGGTATGTTCTCTACACTACTCATAATTGTTAGTTTTTTAGCACTTGCCTACTCTTTTATAGGATTTTCGGCTTTCTCCTGTTGTCAAAAAATCATTGCAAAGATATGGCTTATCATCGAAAAACACACATTAAAGCTTGGTTCTTATTTGGTTCTTTTTATGTCCGTTCTTGCACAATTAACAAGAGTTGTGTACTTTTGCAAAACAAAAGGAATCCTTTCGGAATGGAAAAGAAACAGGAAGAGCTAAAACACCTGACGGAACTGGTTTTGGGCATCAACATAAAAACACCCAAGGACTTTGAGCTGCTACAGAAAGAAATACAGCAGAAGACAGGACAACAATTAAGTCTGTCTACGCTAAAGCGTTTCTGGGGATATGTGGACAAGGACAACGTGGACTACAAGGTGCGAGTGACCACGCTCGACATTCTTGCACAATTTGCCGGATTCCATAACTGGGTATCTTTCTGTCAGACAAACCTTGAAGAGGGTGATGAGAGTGGCACCATGGCTTATCGCAACCTGTATCTGAGTGATCTTCAGGTAGGCACCCACATCATTCTTCGCTGGATACCCGACCGCATAGTTACCATGCGCTATGAAGGCGACGACTTGCTAACCGTTGTAGAATCAATAGGCAGCAAATTGCGACCTGGTGACACGTGTCGTTGTATGCATATCGTGGAAAACACACCGCTGACGCTTTTCTCATTGGTTAGAAACGGCGAACTGATAGGCAACTATATCTGCGGAAAAGAACATGGTGTAGTTTTCTCTGTTCGCAAATAATCTTATTTTTCTTCAATTGGCTGAAGGTTGAGTTCGCTCCACCCTTTTGCGTTTTGATAGGCTGCCAGAGACTTCGCAGGCACACGAATCACGCCATGGAAAGAACTATCGACAATGGTAGAAATCTTTGGGGGCTTTGGTGCCAGCACCTTGATTTCCTCCAGTGATTCACACTTATAGAACAGATATTCGCCTAACAACTTGACCTGAGCAGGCAATGTGATGGTGTGCAATGAACGGCACCGAAAGAAAACTCCACGACCTATACGTTGTAGCGTGTTGGGCAATTGTACATTCTCCAGACTGTCACAACCTGCAAAGGCATCTTGTCCTATGGAAATAACTCCTTCTGGCAAATTGATTGCTCGCAGCGATACACACGCCACAAAACAGTTGCGAGGCACCATGGTAGCCGATGCCGGCCAACTGACATTGGTGAGACTACGGCAACTGGCAAAGGGCTCATAGTACAGATTGCGCAATGAAGGGGGGAGGTACAGCCCTTTAATACGGCAGCAGTTTCGCAGGGCGCTGTTATTGATGGTAGTGATAGTAGGCGGAATATGGATATTTGTGATTAGTGAACACTCACGAAAGGCATTGGCTGCTATCTCGCGGATATAAAAGGTCTCACCATGGAAGGTAACCGATTCGGGTATCACAATATCTTTTTCGTAGGGAAATCCATCCTCGGGCGCAGGTATCACAGCTGCCGAGTGGTTTGCAACTGATATTACACGAAAGTAGAACGTGTCAAGGCAGGTGGTATCAACAAACTCAGTACCATCGACAATTGCAGATGTATTAGGCTTCCAAAAAGATTGCCATGAGAAAACAGCAGCCAGCAGGAATAATAGTACCAACAGCAGAAACCATTTCCTACCACTACTTCCAACATTCCGTTCATCCAACAGGGTTAACAGCTCATCTACAGACTGAAATCGGTCCTCCTTGCGTTCTTTCAGACAACGTGCCATCATTTTCTGAAAAAGCGACTGCTGAGGCGACAACCATTCAAGTATCTTGCCAAGTGAATAGATATCGGTACGGGCATCTACGTCATAACTGCCGTCCTTCTGCTCTGGTGCTGCATAAGCAGCCGTTTGCCCCATCAGGTCTGGGCGGGCATCAATATAGCTGCATCCCAAATCAATAAGACGCACGTCGTGATTGACATCGGTGAGCATGATGTTTGATGGTTTCAAGTCGAGATGCAGGGCCTGATGGCTGTGCAGTTCGTGGAGTGCCATACAAAGTTGGCTCAGAAACTTCCGCAGATTGTTTGATTGTGAGAAATAGTCGGGATGCTTGTTGACAAACTCATCGAGGGT
This region of Prevotella sp. E13-27 genomic DNA includes:
- a CDS encoding leucine-rich repeat protein — encoded protein: MKKLRLKMLCLLAIISVSTYALPVTKEVNGIWYSIDSNTMTADVTQPLNGGNTYYSGMVNIPSTITYEGKTYTVTAILNGAFRGQGNMTTIVIPKTVKYIDYEACQYCSNLQSIVFASNGVLEKIERRAFTGCSVTALNFPNSLISIGEDAFKDCDKLKSIKGGDNIQVWGDNIFQGCISLTEVTFPKSLKKLGDFAFWNCSSLKKVTMNEGLEFIGNDAFLQCQVLEDVTISNTVKEVGWEAFRWCINLKHIEIPNSVEKMDYGVFRYCTWLESVKLSDNLTEIPAWAFEQTPLKSIELPKNIKKIMPFAFRGCLYLTDVKWGNSLELIGGSAFANTGFTRVELPEPLFEIGQEAFAECENLIEVIIPRTTMQIVDYAFVKCSNLSCIYNYSSTPQAISWTQSPFYLTANPLYVHVYNGLKELYETNISWEQAIEKDGVIIVDDIPVVEATSIVIENAPYYCGVGEVGQAVASTMPKNAFVKDLSWSSSDESILHIEEMTGQFVGLDEGEVTITVSTTDGTNLEATAKVYVTAQSGIKTPVDMTNQSRTVYNLQGQKMSKPVKGINIINGKKYIIK
- a CDS encoding leucine-rich repeat domain-containing protein, producing MRKLLFFLLLAVATTAKAQSLETTQNYTTGYMETGYFDKDNTIKTIDGVLYMLYDGVPIVLVRYPAMNPREEFEVPSTVRRINNNAFQGTKYLKTLKFHNTVTYNRNVKLTIGETAFNDSSIENFVVIENDESAATTVRESHQSLSPKEVARYDLSGRKVDADFKGIQIVTYSDNTAQIKLSNNQ
- a CDS encoding leucine-rich repeat protein, with product MNQDYSESSFFFVPKGHQKEAVQQLRLGSGSRQHLFYKVLRNGEYFFLKSLRPEYMQQMFYHEVLQKEYALGSSIHCDYIVSYHELIDTPNECSVLMDYVNGVTLDEFVNKHPDYFSQSNNLRKFLSQLCMALHELHSHQALHLDLKPSNIMLTDVNHDVRLIDLGCSYIDARPDLMGQTAAYAAPEQKDGSYDVDARTDIYSLGKILEWLSPQQSLFQKMMARCLKERKEDRFQSVDELLTLLDERNVGSSGRKWFLLLVLLFLLAAVFSWQSFWKPNTSAIVDGTEFVDTTCLDTFYFRVISVANHSAAVIPAPEDGFPYEKDIVIPESVTFHGETFYIREIAANAFRECSLITNIHIPPTITTINNSALRNCCRIKGLYLPPSLRNLYYEPFASCRSLTNVSWPASATMVPRNCFVACVSLRAINLPEGVISIGQDAFAGCDSLENVQLPNTLQRIGRGVFFRCRSLHTITLPAQVKLLGEYLFYKCESLEEIKVLAPKPPKISTIVDSSFHGVIRVPAKSLAAYQNAKGWSELNLQPIEEK